Genomic DNA from Longimicrobium terrae:
ACGCCGCGCACGATGCCGCCGTCGAACGATTCCAGCTGCAGCACGCGGTAGATTTCCGGGAGCGCGCGGACTGCTCCCTCCCGCGCATCGATGATGACGAGCTGCTGGCGCCGGTCCAGGTTCCACCGAGGGACGGCGAGGTACCGTGAATCGTCTGACCAGACCATCGAAGGGCTGCACCGTTCCACCGTGAGGCCGGTGGAGAGGATCAGCGTGCCTGACGTCGGGGCCCCCATCGCGATCTCCCCCGCGTCCTCGATGCTCGCGGTAGTGCGCCCGTCCGGGCTGATGAGCGAGGCCGTATCGCTCCACGGAGAAATCACGTGCGCCTCCCGTCACGAATCACGAAGAACAATCCCCTTCCACCCCGCCACCCTACGCAACAATTCGCCCTGCGGAGTCCCCGCGACCTCCGCGACCCCGCGGCCTCCGCGTGAGAGCCGTTTGCGGACTTTCCGCCGGCGCAGGCCTCCGCCCGCGGCGCGGATGAGTGTGCGTACCTCCGCCACCGCGGTGTGCCCTCCGTGCTTCTCAGGGATGGCGCTCGTCGGGGAGCGGGATTTCGCCGCGGGGGCTGTAGTAGCGCCGCAGCCACGCGCTCAGCCCGTCCAGCCCGGGAAACAGCACGCGCTCGGTGACGTTGGCCTGGTCAAGCTTGTCGCGGATTTCCCACTTGAGTTCGGCGGGGATCACGATGCGGCGGTACAGGTCCGGGTGCGCCGCCAGCCAGTCGCCCATCGCGGCCTCGGGGCTCGACATCACGGCGAACGCGGCGTACTGGTTCACGATGCGCTCGTCCAGCGAGGGCGGCTCAAAGAAGAGCGCGAACGTTTCCCCGTCCAGCGCATCGAACTGCTCCAGCGTCTGCGACCGGCGCTGCAGCATCTCGACGGTGAAGACATTCGCCTGCTCAGCCTCCATTTCCGCCAGCAGCGGGGCGGGGAGGCGCGCGTGCACGGCGCCGAAGTCCACCATCCAGATCACCCCGTCGCGCGCGAACTGCTCCAGGCGCGCGGTGGCGAAGTGCATGGCCACCTGCGGCGAGAACGTCCAGTCCAGCAGGCGCGTGGGCAGGCCGTGGTGCTGCCCCAGCGCCAGCCAGTTCCACACGGAGTCGCTGGCCCGGTACTCCCGCGGTGCGTATTTGCGGAAGTTGCGCAGCAGGTGCTGCTCCATGCGCGCAAAGTCGCCGCCCAGCCGGTGCAGGCTGGTGGTGAGGGGATACGTGGCGCAGCTGACGCCGCGAAACACGTGCGGCGAGCGGATGCGCCCGATCTGCTCGTTGTACGACGCGTCGTAGAGCTGGTCGTTCAGCTCGGTCCAGCTGCGGACCCGGATCTCCTCCATCCTCCTCCTCGACCTGTCGTTTGCCCCATCCTCCGGTCTGACGCCATCCCCCCCGCGACCTCCGCGACCCCCGCGGCCTCCGCGTGAGATGCGGTTGGGGAGCCTGCGCCAGCACGGAGCGACGGAACGCGCACGAATCCGCCGCGCAGTTCCCCCGCGTACCTCCGCCAACCCCCGCGTCCTCCGCGTGAAACGGTTTTGTCCCCGCCGCCGCACGCACCAGACGATAGGGTCCGGCAACAAGCGTACGCACCCCGGTCCACCGCACGGGGAACAGATGGAATTGCGCGCGCGGGGCGTGTGCATGCATGTTGGCGCGCGACAGCGACGGGACTTCCGGGGATGACGAGGAGCGGATGGCGGAGATGATCCTGTTTGCGGGGGCGGGGAACCCGGCGCTGGCCAGGGCGGTGGCGGCGGAGCTGGGGATGGAGCTGGGCAGCTGCCGCGTGGAGCAGTTTCCGGATGGCGAAACGTCCGTGCACCTGGGCGAGTCGGTGCGGGGCAAGGACGTGTACCTGCTGCAGCCCACCTGCCCGCCGGTGAACGACAACGCCATGCAGTTGCTGATCTTTGCCGATGCCTTCCGGCGGGCGGCCGCGGGGCGCATTCACGCCGTGCTTCCGTACTACGGCTACGCGAGATCCGACAAGCGCACCGGCCGCCGCGAGCCCATTACCGCCAGCCTGATGGCGCTGCTGATGCGCGAGGCGGGGATCGACCACGTGATCACGGTGGACCTGCACACCACGCAAATCGAGGGCTTCTTTCCCGGCCCGTTCGATACGCTCACGGCCGTCCCCACGCTGTGCGCCGGGCTCAAGCCGGAGCTGCCGGCCGACACGGTGGTCGTATCTCCCGATGCCGGGCGGGTGAAGCTGGCCACGGAGTACGCGGAACGGCTGAACCTGCCGCTGGCCGTGCTGCACAAGCGCCGCGAGTCCGGATCGGAAACGCGCGTCACGCATCTGGTGGGCGAGGTGCGCGGCCGCACCTGCCTGATCATCGACGACATGATCAGCACGGGCGGCACGCTGGTGGAAAGCGTGACCGCGCTGCGCGACGCGGGGGCCAGCGGCTTTCTGGTGGCCGCCACCCACGGCCTGCTGCTGGACGGCGCCATCGACCGGCTGCGCACGGCGGGCGTAACCCGGCTGTGCGTGACGGACACGGTGCCCACCCCGGCGGACGGCGGCGGCATTCTGCACGTGGTGACGGTGGCGCCGCTGCTGGCGGGCGCGCTGCGGCGACTGTCATCCTCCACTTCGCTGGAATCGCTGTTCTGATGTGCTGCTACGACCGATCGTAGCACTTTACGACATATGTCTTGACCGCGGAGCAGTTCTAAGCTACTCTAAAACCTGATCCAATCGGTAGTTGCGGCGCGCGTACCTGTTTACGCCAGGATGCGCGCACCGCCGGGCCCGCCTGATTCCCCTCCGGACGACTGCCCGTGCCCGTCTTTCTGGTATTCGCCACCGCCATGCTCACGGCCCTGCTGGTGACCCCCGCGATCGCGCGGGTGGTGACCCGGCACGGGCTGTACGGCCACGTCCGCCCCTCGTCCGCCGAACGGCGCGTGCCGCGGCTGGGCGGGATCGCGGTGTGGCTGGCGACCACGGCGGGGCTGGTGACCAGCCTTGCCGCGCCGGGCGGGGTGACGGGACCGGACCGCTTCTTCGTGGGCGCGCTGCTGGCGGGAACGCTGCTGTTCGCCGCCGGGCTCACGGACGATCTTGTGAACCTGCGGCCCTCCATCAAGCTGCTGGCCCAGTGCGCGGCCGCGGTGGTGGCGTACGGCTTCGGGTTCCGCATCGAGGCCATCACCTTTGGCAACGGCTCCATCGAGGTGGGCGCGCTGGCGCTGCCGCTGACGCTGCTGTGGATCGTAGGGGTGACCAACGCCTTCAACCTGATCGACGGGCTGGACGGCCTGGCGACGGGGATCGGGCTGGTGGCGCTGACGACCACGCTGGCAGTGGCGCTCATGCTGGGCAACCTGGAGGTGGCGCTGGGATGCGCCGCGCTGGGCGGGGCGCTGGCCGGCTTCCTCCGCTACAACTTCCGCCCTGCGCGCATCTTTCTGGGGGACGGGGGGAGCCTGTTCGTGGGCTTCATGCTGGCGGTGCTATCCGTCCATGGATCCACCAAGAGCACGGCGGCCGTGGTGGTCGCCGTCCCCCTTCTCGTGCTCGCCCTGCCGCTGCTGGATACGCTGCTGGCCATCGTGCGGCGGTGGCTGCGGGGGACGCCGGTGTTTGGCGCGGACGAGCGGCACCTGCACCACCAGCTCATCGCCATGGGCGTGACGCACGTGCGCGCCGTGGTGATCATGTACCTGGCCGCGGCCACGCTGGCGGTCGTCGGCGTCATCCTCGCGTTCGGGCCGCCGTCGCTGGTGGCGGCCACGGCGGTGGGCGGCGCCGCGCTGTCCGTCATCCTCCTCCTGTTCGGCATCAAGCGGCTGGGCTACCACGAGTTCGTGGAGGCCGGCGCCGTGGTCCATTCGGGAATGCGCGGGCTGCGGCAGAGCATTCGCGACCAGATTCACGCGCGCGACGTGGCGCAGGTGCTGCCCCGGGCCGAGTCGCTTTCGCACGTGCAGGCCATTCTGCAGGACAACGCGGCCGCGCTGGGCCTGCTGTACGCCAGCGTGTGCCGCGAATCGTCGCGCGAGGGCGGGCGGTCGCAGCTGCCGCCGGAGTGCGCGGCGCGGGCGTGGAAGCTGGAATGCCCGGTGGACGACGATGATTCCGCCGACGATCCGTACGTGCTGCGCGTGTGGACGGAGGCGCCCGACGACCTGCGCCTGCTGACCGCGGACCGCACGGCGCGCGTTCTGGCCCACGCCGTGGGCGAGTGGCTGCGCGCGGACCGCGCCCCGCCCGCCGCCCCCGTGGCCGCCCTCCCTGACCGCACCCGCCGTGCACCCGCGCGTTCCGGCGCCTCCGCCGTCGCCTGACGCGGCCGCGCGCGACCCGCGCCCGCGGCCTCCCCTCCGGATCGTCTATCTGAGCGCCTCGGGCGCGCTGGGCGGTGCCGAGCGCGCCCTGCTGGACCTGCTGGCCAGCGTGCGCGCGGCGGAGCCGTCGTGGTCCCTGTGCGTGGTGGCGGGGGAGGACGGACCCCTCGCAGCCCGCGTGCGCGAACTGGGCGCGGAGGCGCACGTCCTCGCCTTTCCGCCGCGCCTGGCTTCGCTGGGCGACGCGGGGACGGCGGGGGGACGGCTGGGCAGGGCGGGGCTGATGGCGGGGATGGCCGCGGCCGGACCGTCCGCCGCGCTCTACCTCCTGCGCCTGCGCCGCCTGCTGGCCCGCCTGGCGCCGGACGCCGTCCACACCAACGGCTTCAAGATGCACCTGCTGGCCGCGTACGCGCGGCCGCGGGGCGTTCCCGTCGTGTGGCACCTGCACGACTTCGTGTCCGCGCGGCCGGCCATGCGCGGGCTGCTGCGCTCCGCCTCCGCGCGCTGCTCGGCGGCGGTGGCCGTCTCGGAGGCGGTGGCGGAGGACGCGCGGGCGGCGCTGGGCTCCGGACTGGCCGTGCACACCGTGCTGAACGCCATCGACCTGTCGCGCTTTCGCCCGGACGGCGAGGCGGCGGACCTGGCCGCGCGCGCGGGGCTGGCCCCGGCGGCGGACGGGACGGTGCGCGTGGGACTGGTGGCCACGATGGGGCGGTGGAAGGGGCACGAGACCTTTCTGCGCGCCCTGGCCGCGCTTCCCGCCGGTCCTCCCGTTCGCGGCTACGTGATCGGCGGCGGGATCTACCGCACGGCGGGGAGCGAGGTGGCGGTGGACGACCTGCGCCGCCTGGCCGCGGAGCTGGGGATCGCGCGGCGGGTGGGCTTCACCGGGCTGGTGGACGATCCCGCGGCGGCGATGCGGGCGCTGGACGTCGTCGTCCACGCCAGCACGCAGCCGGAGCCGTTCGGACTGGTGATCGCGGAGGCGATGGCGTGCGGGCGCGCCGTCATCGTGAGCGACGCGGGCGGCGCTCGGGAGATCGTCCGTCCGGGCCACGACGCGCTCACCGCCGCGCCGGGGGACGTGGCCGCGCTCTCCAGCGCCATCCACCGCCTCGCGGCCGATCCGGCGCTCCGCGCGGCGCTGGGCCGCCACGGGCGCGAGTCGGCGCTGCTCACGTTCGACCGCGCGCGCCTCGCGGAGAGGATGGTGCCGCTGTATCGTTCGCTCGCCGCCGCGCATCCGCCCGATTCCGGCCGATGACGACGCGCCTGCTCCGCTGGACCGTGCTCGTTGCCCTGCCCGCCGCGCTGGCCGGCTGCCTTGGCGTCCGGCCCGCGACGAGCACGGCGCCTTCGCCCCTGCGGAGCGCGGCCGCGGGGTGCTGGGAGCTGGAGATCGGCCCGCGCCTGCGGAGGCGGTGGCCGGAACCCGCGCGGGTGCGGCTGGACACGGCCGTCCAGGGCGAGCATCTGGCACTGCGCCTGCTTTCCGCGGAGGCGGATTCCGCGATGCGGTTCCACTTCCGGGGATGGGCTCCCCTGGCCGACGGCCGCGGGGTGTACCTCTGGATCGGCGACGGATTCACCGGCAGCGATGCGCGCCTGCGCGTTCGGGGGAATGCGCTCTCCGGCACGGCGGCCACGACGTCGGACGTCCTGGAACTCATCCGGCACGCGCCGGTCACCGGCCGGCGCATCGCCTGCCCGGACGAGTTGGCGCCCTGATTGCGCTTGGGCCCGTCCGCATCCATCGTCCAGCATCGACCCTCCATCCAATCTGACCATGACCGCACACAACCGAGGACTCCTGCTGACCGTGCTGGCGCTGGCCGGCTGCGCGACCGCGGCTGAACCGGCCGCCGGCCCGTCCTCCTCCGCCTCCACGGTGCAAGCCGCCGCGGGGTGCTGGACGCTCAGCATTCCCGGATCGCGCGGCGGCGCGCTGCCTCCGCTCTCCGTCCTGCGCCTGGACACCGCCGCCATCTCCGCGCGCCCGGCGGACGGAATGCGCCTGCGCCTGTTCAGCCCGGGCGAGATCAACCGGCGGATCGGCGGCCGCAGTTCGTGGATGCAGGTGGAAGGCGGCGAAACGCTGCAGATCCGCGTGGAGGATGAGCGGACCTCCGTGGAGGCGCGCGTGCGGGTGATGGGCAACCGCATGACCGGGCAGGTGCGCGGCGGCAGCGGCACCGTGCCCCGCACCTCGGACTGGATGCCCCTGCGCGGATCGCGCGTCACGTGTCCCGCGGAGCTGTCCTGAGCACCGAGCCATTGCGGGTGATGCACGTCTACGCCGGCAACCTGTACGGCGGCGTGGAGCGGATGCTGGCGGTGTTCGCGGCGGAGGCGTCCACGGACCCGCGGCTGGAGCAGTCGTTCGCCCTGTGCTTCGAGGGGCGCCTGGCGGATGAACTGCGCGAGGCGGAGGCGCCGCTGGACGTGCTGGGCCCCGTGCGCATGCGCCGCCCGCTGACCGTCGTCCGCGCGCGGCGTGCGCTGGCGGAGGTGATGGAGCGGCGGCGCCCGGACGTGGTGGTGTGCCACTCGTCGTGGACGCACGGCATCTTTGCCTCCGTGGCGCGGGACCGCGGC
This window encodes:
- a CDS encoding FRG domain-containing protein, producing the protein MEEIRVRSWTELNDQLYDASYNEQIGRIRSPHVFRGVSCATYPLTTSLHRLGGDFARMEQHLLRNFRKYAPREYRASDSVWNWLALGQHHGLPTRLLDWTFSPQVAMHFATARLEQFARDGVIWMVDFGAVHARLPAPLLAEMEAEQANVFTVEMLQRRSQTLEQFDALDGETFALFFEPPSLDERIVNQYAAFAVMSSPEAAMGDWLAAHPDLYRRIVIPAELKWEIRDKLDQANVTERVLFPGLDGLSAWLRRYYSPRGEIPLPDERHP
- a CDS encoding ribose-phosphate diphosphokinase — encoded protein: MAEMILFAGAGNPALARAVAAELGMELGSCRVEQFPDGETSVHLGESVRGKDVYLLQPTCPPVNDNAMQLLIFADAFRRAAAGRIHAVLPYYGYARSDKRTGRREPITASLMALLMREAGIDHVITVDLHTTQIEGFFPGPFDTLTAVPTLCAGLKPELPADTVVVSPDAGRVKLATEYAERLNLPLAVLHKRRESGSETRVTHLVGEVRGRTCLIIDDMISTGGTLVESVTALRDAGASGFLVAATHGLLLDGAIDRLRTAGVTRLCVTDTVPTPADGGGILHVVTVAPLLAGALRRLSSSTSLESLF
- a CDS encoding MraY family glycosyltransferase, producing the protein MPVFLVFATAMLTALLVTPAIARVVTRHGLYGHVRPSSAERRVPRLGGIAVWLATTAGLVTSLAAPGGVTGPDRFFVGALLAGTLLFAAGLTDDLVNLRPSIKLLAQCAAAVVAYGFGFRIEAITFGNGSIEVGALALPLTLLWIVGVTNAFNLIDGLDGLATGIGLVALTTTLAVALMLGNLEVALGCAALGGALAGFLRYNFRPARIFLGDGGSLFVGFMLAVLSVHGSTKSTAAVVVAVPLLVLALPLLDTLLAIVRRWLRGTPVFGADERHLHHQLIAMGVTHVRAVVIMYLAAATLAVVGVILAFGPPSLVAATAVGGAALSVILLLFGIKRLGYHEFVEAGAVVHSGMRGLRQSIRDQIHARDVAQVLPRAESLSHVQAILQDNAAALGLLYASVCRESSREGGRSQLPPECAARAWKLECPVDDDDSADDPYVLRVWTEAPDDLRLLTADRTARVLAHAVGEWLRADRAPPAAPVAALPDRTRRAPARSGASAVA
- a CDS encoding glycosyltransferase; this translates as MHPRVPAPPPSPDAAARDPRPRPPLRIVYLSASGALGGAERALLDLLASVRAAEPSWSLCVVAGEDGPLAARVRELGAEAHVLAFPPRLASLGDAGTAGGRLGRAGLMAGMAAAGPSAALYLLRLRRLLARLAPDAVHTNGFKMHLLAAYARPRGVPVVWHLHDFVSARPAMRGLLRSASARCSAAVAVSEAVAEDARAALGSGLAVHTVLNAIDLSRFRPDGEAADLAARAGLAPAADGTVRVGLVATMGRWKGHETFLRALAALPAGPPVRGYVIGGGIYRTAGSEVAVDDLRRLAAELGIARRVGFTGLVDDPAAAMRALDVVVHASTQPEPFGLVIAEAMACGRAVIVSDAGGAREIVRPGHDALTAAPGDVAALSSAIHRLAADPALRAALGRHGRESALLTFDRARLAERMVPLYRSLAAAHPPDSGR